The following are from one region of the Magallana gigas chromosome 6, xbMagGiga1.1, whole genome shotgun sequence genome:
- the LOC136276656 gene encoding uncharacterized protein — MAKYGSSHRSSIISDPIQQAICKAMLNGRTSFVHHMMKSDQYKQAVLQEVCKHIHKEICEICRREENQLHYHTEIADWESLLHYLKGKAPVTVRLLQSVLLKDASEQEVKGHKVISLCTGFSVFLYSRNHTLSRLQYTIGLLLDQCGATKEAISILHDLGFSVSPSALHRKKRDIVLKQVERIDNTVARYVSERRDIMTCEKIIKDYEDTTYQLTEKVEGPIQSPRIPVCNMHCTLLSNGCGAQLNAFTTLELWDCSRTAFSSTKLSSEVTFSMNYRNMHTTSAMQKPETVVFDTRVNKVSNTETLNSSGNQENLVAYLKKKMLRRKDNPCIPIEILGDNVDILITPANMTSDRQRKSWHWFLLLATQKRIIDQELPINKPVADIETISSCVFFSI; from the exons atgGCAAAGTATGGAAGTAGTCATAGATCATCAATAATTTCTGATCCCATCCAGCAAGCAATATGTAAAGCTATGCTTAATGGTAGGACGAGTTTTGTACACCATATGATGAAGTCAGACCAGTACAAACAAGCTGTGTTGCAAGAAGTGTGTAAGCACATACACAAAGAAATATGTGAAATTTGCAGAAGAGAAGAAAATCAACTTCACTATCATACAGAAATTGCAGACTGGGAGAGTCTTTTGCATTATTTAAAGGGAAAAGCCCCTGTCACTGTTAGGCTCTTACAAAGTGTTTTATTGAAAGATGCATCAGAACAAGAAGTGAAAGGTCATAAGGTTATAAGCCTTTGCACAGGATTTTCAGTCTTTTTGTATAGCAGAAACCACACTCTATCAAGACTGCAATACACAATTGGACTGCTGTTGGATCAATGTGGAGCCACAAAAGAG gcTATATCTATATTGCATGACCTAGGATTCTCGGTTTCACCAAGTGCATTGCATAGGAAAAAAAGAGACATAGTTCTGAAACAAGTGGAGAGAATTGACAATACAGTTGCAAGATATGTGTCCGAGAGGCGAGATATTATGACTTGTGAGAAAATCATAAAGGACTATGAAGACACAACCTATCAGCTGACTGAAAAAGTGGAAGGTCCAATTCAAAGTCCTAGAATACCAGTATGCAACATGCACTGTACTTTGTTATCAAATGGGTGTGGTGCACAACTGAATGCTTTTACAACTTTAGAGCTTTGGGATTGCTCAAGAACAGCTTTTTCAAGTACAAAGCTTTCAAGTGAAGTTACTTTTTCAATGAATTACAGAAACATGCACACTACTAGTGCCATGCAAAAACCAGAGACTGTAGTTTTTGATACAAGAGTGAACAAGGTGTCCAACACAGAGACACTTAACTCATCAGGAAATCAAGAAAACCTTGTGGCATATTTAAAGAAGAAGATGTTAAGAAGAAAAGACAATCCATGCATACCCATTGAAATTCTGGGGGACAATGTCGACATTCTCATTACTCCTGCAAATATGACTTCAGACAGACAAAGGAAATCATGGCATTGGTTTCTCCTTCTGGCAACCCAGAAGAGAATAATTGATCAGGAGCTCCCTATAAATAAGCCTGTAGCCGACATAGAAACAATCAGTAGTTGTGTGTTTTTTTCCATCTAA